The following coding sequences are from one Candidatus Binataceae bacterium window:
- a CDS encoding glucose 1-dehydrogenase, protein MGRLDGKVAVITGAASGMGRTTAARFAGEGAAVVIADLNEEGGAAAVRECKENGGRAVFQKTDVTSEAAVKAMVERAVREFGRLDITFNNAGLGGALGSIEHTTVEDWDRTQAVLLRGVFLGMKHSIPEMRRIGGGSIISTASVAGLAGGHGPHSYSAAKAGVINLTRSVALEAAKDKIRVNCICPGGINTPIFNFVSQDREMMEKLLARLHPLQRAGHGEDIANMALFLASDESEWITGAAMVVDGGLTAGRNVFADPDFGGGMYAPASIYAGPSFEVKR, encoded by the coding sequence ATGGGCAGATTGGACGGCAAAGTCGCGGTGATCACCGGCGCGGCCAGCGGGATGGGCCGCACGACGGCGGCGCGCTTCGCGGGCGAAGGCGCGGCGGTCGTGATCGCCGACCTCAACGAAGAAGGCGGCGCCGCCGCGGTGCGCGAGTGCAAGGAAAACGGCGGCCGCGCCGTGTTTCAGAAGACCGACGTAACTTCCGAAGCCGCGGTCAAGGCGATGGTCGAGCGGGCGGTCAGGGAGTTCGGCCGCCTCGACATCACTTTCAACAACGCCGGCCTGGGCGGCGCGCTCGGAAGTATCGAGCACACCACGGTCGAAGATTGGGATCGCACGCAGGCCGTCCTGTTGCGCGGGGTGTTCCTCGGGATGAAGCATTCGATTCCCGAGATGCGCAGGATCGGCGGCGGTTCCATCATATCGACAGCTTCGGTGGCCGGGCTCGCCGGCGGCCACGGTCCGCATTCTTACAGCGCGGCCAAGGCCGGCGTCATCAATCTCACGCGCTCGGTCGCGCTCGAAGCCGCCAAGGACAAGATCCGCGTCAACTGCATCTGCCCAGGCGGAATCAACACGCCGATTTTCAACTTCGTCTCGCAGGACCGCGAAATGATGGAAAAGCTGCTGGCGCGGCTCCATCCGCTCCAACGCGCCGGCCATGGCGAGGATATCGCCAACATGGCGCTCTTCCTAGCCAGCGACGAGTCGGAGTGGATAACGGGCGCCGCGATGGTGGTTGACGGCGGGCTGACGGCGGGGCGCAACGTCTTCGCTGACCCCGACTTCGGCGGCGGGATGTACGCGCCGGCCAGCATCTACGCGGGCCCGTCCTTCGAGGTCAAGCGCTAG
- the uvrB gene encoding excinuclease ABC subunit UvrB: MLSLARGKEGVFRLVSNYRPQGDQPAAIEALSRNIHDGVRHQVLLGVTGSGKTFTMANVIANVNRPTLVIAPNKTLAAQLYNEFKSLFPENAVRYFVSYYDYYQPEAYVPSTDTYVEKDASINDEIDKLRHSATKALLERNDVLIVASVSCIYGLGEPEVYFEMLVFVEEGQEIERDRVLRKLVDIQYQRNDYDFHRGTFRVRGDIVEVFPAYEESRAVRIEFFGDQVEALYEVDPLRGKVIRKLQSVAIYPASHYVTTEDRMEQAVHNIRAELKERLEFFRRENRLLEAQRLEQRTLYDLELLAEMGFCPGIENYSRHLTGRAPGQPPPTLLDYFPRDYLLFVDESHVTIPQLGGMYRGDRSRKETLVEYGFRLPSALDNRPLNFEEWESLVRQSVYVSATPGDYELKVSGGLVVEQLIRPTGLIDPEIEVRKAGTQVDDLLGEIRKRVEAGERVLVTCLTKKMAEDLTDYYHDLGVRVRYLHSDIETIERVEIIRSLRKGEFDVLVGINLLREGLDIPEVSLVAILDADKEGYLRSARSLIQTIGRAARNARGRVLMYADAITPSMRVAIDETNRRRSKQIAYNEEHGITPQSIVKAIDASLVEMYSPEWAVVPEVEEAPAEREVIAAHELPDRISELRREMMEAAEALEYERAAELRDRIKRLERQVFGMDQPRSEAAKPAPPPGSAHQHASDAMRARLERHKIKDVSEKPLPQRGRSRGRGARGGRAAASSARQGRLTLIPDPPK; the protein is encoded by the coding sequence GTGCTCTCTCTGGCGCGCGGCAAGGAAGGCGTCTTCCGCCTGGTTTCCAACTATCGCCCGCAGGGCGACCAACCGGCGGCGATCGAAGCGCTCAGCCGCAACATCCACGACGGGGTGCGCCACCAGGTGCTACTCGGCGTCACCGGCTCGGGCAAGACGTTCACGATGGCCAACGTAATCGCCAACGTGAACAGGCCCACGCTGGTGATCGCGCCCAACAAGACGCTGGCCGCCCAGCTCTACAATGAGTTCAAGAGCCTGTTTCCGGAGAACGCGGTCCGTTACTTCGTCTCCTACTACGATTACTACCAGCCCGAGGCCTACGTTCCCTCGACCGACACCTACGTCGAGAAGGACGCCAGCATCAACGACGAGATCGACAAGCTGCGCCACTCGGCGACCAAGGCGCTGCTCGAGCGCAACGATGTCCTGATCGTCGCCTCGGTCTCCTGCATCTACGGCCTGGGCGAGCCCGAGGTGTACTTCGAGATGCTGGTCTTCGTCGAGGAGGGCCAGGAGATCGAGCGCGACCGGGTGCTGCGCAAGCTGGTGGACATCCAGTACCAGCGCAACGACTACGACTTCCATCGCGGCACCTTCCGCGTGCGCGGCGACATCGTCGAGGTCTTCCCAGCCTACGAAGAGAGCCGCGCGGTGCGAATCGAGTTCTTCGGCGACCAGGTCGAGGCGCTCTACGAGGTCGATCCACTGCGCGGCAAGGTGATCCGCAAGCTTCAGAGCGTGGCGATCTATCCGGCCTCGCACTACGTCACCACCGAGGACCGGATGGAACAGGCGGTGCACAACATCCGCGCCGAGCTCAAAGAGCGGCTGGAATTCTTCCGCCGCGAAAACCGCCTGCTCGAGGCGCAGCGGCTCGAGCAACGCACGCTGTACGACCTCGAGCTGTTGGCCGAGATGGGCTTCTGTCCAGGAATCGAGAACTACTCGCGCCATCTGACCGGCCGCGCGCCGGGCCAGCCGCCGCCGACGCTGCTCGACTACTTTCCTCGCGACTACCTGCTGTTCGTTGACGAGAGCCACGTCACCATCCCGCAGCTCGGCGGGATGTACCGCGGCGACCGCTCGCGCAAGGAGACGCTGGTCGAGTACGGCTTCCGCCTGCCCTCGGCGCTCGACAACCGACCACTGAATTTCGAGGAATGGGAGTCGCTGGTGCGCCAGTCTGTGTACGTCTCGGCCACGCCCGGTGACTACGAGCTCAAGGTCTCGGGCGGACTGGTCGTCGAACAGCTCATCCGGCCCACCGGGCTTATCGATCCCGAGATCGAGGTGCGCAAGGCGGGCACCCAGGTCGACGACCTGCTCGGCGAAATCCGCAAGCGGGTCGAGGCCGGCGAGCGCGTGCTGGTCACCTGCCTGACCAAGAAGATGGCCGAAGACCTCACCGATTACTACCACGACCTCGGCGTGCGGGTGCGCTACCTGCACTCAGACATCGAAACCATCGAGCGCGTCGAGATCATCCGCAGCCTGCGCAAGGGCGAGTTCGACGTGCTGGTCGGCATCAACCTGCTGCGCGAGGGGCTGGATATCCCCGAGGTCTCGCTGGTCGCGATCCTCGACGCCGACAAGGAAGGCTACCTGCGTTCGGCCCGCTCGCTCATCCAGACCATCGGGCGCGCCGCGCGCAATGCCCGCGGCCGGGTATTGATGTACGCCGACGCAATTACCCCCTCGATGCGGGTCGCGATCGACGAAACCAACCGTCGGCGTTCCAAGCAGATCGCCTACAACGAGGAGCACGGGATCACGCCGCAGTCGATCGTCAAGGCAATCGACGCCTCGCTGGTCGAGATGTACTCGCCGGAGTGGGCAGTGGTACCGGAAGTCGAGGAAGCGCCGGCCGAGCGCGAAGTGATTGCGGCCCACGAGCTGCCCGACCGGATCAGCGAGCTGAGGCGCGAGATGATGGAGGCGGCGGAGGCGCTGGAGTATGAGCGCGCGGCCGAGCTGCGCGACCGGATAAAGCGGCTCGAGCGGCAGGTCTTCGGCATGGACCAGCCCAGGAGCGAGGCGGCCAAACCCGCGCCGCCGCCGGGCTCGGCCCATCAGCATGCCAGCGACGCGATGCGCGCGCGGCTGGAGCGCCACAAGATCAAGGACGTGAGCGAGAAGCCGCTGCCGCAGCGCGGTCGGAGCAGGGGCCGCGGCGCGCGCGGCGGCCGTGCCGCGGCGTCCAGCGCGCGCCAGGGCCGCCTGACGCTTATCCCCGACCCGCCGAAATAG
- a CDS encoding mechanosensitive ion channel family protein yields MSALTTVDWIGIAINAGVFVAALAAGFALSAAALSLMRRLAARTQSTLDDSLARHCAGPLRLMLPLLALDLVLPSLAIPPAVDNPVRHVIGLLLIYAVAWLTIRLGSVVEDLLVERFRVDVKDNLKARRIRTQFVVFKRVLTLVVTIIAAGVALTTFDWARTIGTSVLASAGILGLAGSLAARPTIENLVAGLQIALTEPIRLEDVVIADNEWGWIEEITTTYVVMRTWDLRRLLLPISYFIKTPFQNWTRQSADLLAYVYLNLDYRTPIEPLRQEFTRILEASPRWDRKVCVLQVTDATERTIQIRALASAADSSLAWDLRCEVREKLIDFIQRNYPHVLPRARAELDGELNTRVLAPDGLRQSQPQGGPAL; encoded by the coding sequence ATGAGCGCGCTTACGACGGTCGATTGGATTGGAATCGCGATCAACGCCGGCGTCTTCGTCGCCGCGCTGGCCGCCGGGTTCGCGCTGAGCGCGGCGGCGCTCTCGCTGATGCGCCGGCTGGCGGCGCGTACGCAAAGCACGCTGGACGACTCTCTCGCCCGGCACTGCGCCGGTCCGCTACGACTGATGCTCCCGCTGCTCGCGCTGGACCTCGTGCTGCCTTCGCTCGCGATACCTCCGGCCGTGGACAATCCGGTCCGCCACGTAATCGGCCTACTGCTGATCTACGCCGTCGCGTGGCTGACGATCAGGCTGGGCTCGGTTGTCGAAGACCTCCTGGTCGAGCGGTTTCGTGTCGATGTGAAAGACAATCTCAAGGCGCGGCGGATACGCACGCAGTTCGTGGTCTTCAAACGGGTGTTGACCCTGGTGGTGACGATTATCGCGGCGGGAGTCGCGCTGACCACTTTCGACTGGGCGCGGACGATCGGCACCAGCGTCCTGGCCTCCGCCGGGATCCTCGGCCTAGCCGGCTCGCTGGCCGCGCGGCCGACGATCGAGAACCTGGTCGCCGGGCTTCAGATCGCCCTGACTGAACCGATCCGGCTCGAAGACGTCGTGATTGCCGACAACGAGTGGGGATGGATCGAGGAAATCACCACGACCTACGTCGTGATGCGCACCTGGGACCTGCGCCGGCTGCTCCTGCCCATCTCCTATTTCATCAAGACGCCCTTCCAAAACTGGACCCGGCAGAGCGCCGACCTGCTCGCCTACGTTTACCTCAACCTCGATTACCGCACGCCAATCGAGCCGCTGCGCCAGGAATTCACGCGGATACTCGAGGCAAGTCCGCGATGGGACCGCAAGGTGTGCGTGCTGCAAGTGACGGACGCTACCGAGCGCACGATCCAGATCCGCGCCCTGGCGAGCGCCGCCGACTCGTCGCTGGCGTGGGACCTCAGGTGCGAGGTGCGCGAGAAACTTATCGACTTCATCCAGCGCAACTACCCCCATGT